One segment of Streptomyces sp. TG1A-8 DNA contains the following:
- the selA gene encoding L-seryl-tRNA(Sec) selenium transferase: MGQRVAPGRAAGPGAAAGPGGPAPYPDGTDARRRIPRTDALLRDPRLAAAVDRLGERVVKGAVRQAQQRARAGGIAPEHVPETALALLPGTAGGLRPVINATGVLLHTNLGRAPLSTAAREAVAAAAGPTDVELDLATGVRARRGRSALAALRERVPSAGAAHVVNNGAAALVLAATALAAGKEIVISRGEMVEIGDGFRLPDLLVSTGARLREVGTTNRTGTADYAAAIGPRTGFVLKVHPSNFRITGFTRAAGTGELAELGVPVVVDIGSGLLAPHPALPEEPDADTQLRAGAALVTASGDKLLGGPQCGLLLGRDDVVRALARHPLARALRVDKLTLAALEATLTGPPTPTATALTTDPARLRARADRLAAALGADGIDARAVGSTATVGGGGAPGVTLPSAALSLPEPYAPALRTGPLPVAGRLEAGRCLLDLRAVPAEDDERLAEAVRQARPPAER; the protein is encoded by the coding sequence ATGGGACAGCGGGTGGCACCGGGAAGGGCGGCCGGGCCGGGCGCGGCGGCCGGGCCCGGCGGCCCGGCACCGTACCCGGACGGCACCGACGCACGGCGCCGCATCCCGCGCACCGACGCCCTGCTGCGCGACCCGCGGCTGGCCGCCGCGGTGGACCGGCTGGGGGAGCGGGTCGTGAAGGGGGCGGTGCGGCAGGCACAGCAGCGGGCCCGCGCCGGCGGCATCGCGCCCGAGCACGTGCCCGAAACCGCCCTCGCCCTGCTGCCCGGCACGGCCGGCGGGCTGCGCCCCGTGATCAACGCCACCGGCGTGCTGCTGCACACCAACCTGGGCCGCGCCCCGCTGTCGACGGCGGCCCGCGAGGCCGTGGCGGCCGCAGCCGGACCCACGGACGTCGAACTGGACCTGGCCACCGGGGTACGGGCCCGCCGCGGCCGCTCCGCCCTGGCCGCGCTACGCGAGCGCGTGCCGTCCGCCGGCGCGGCGCACGTCGTCAACAACGGCGCCGCCGCGCTGGTCCTGGCCGCCACCGCGCTCGCGGCCGGCAAGGAGATCGTCATCAGCCGCGGGGAGATGGTGGAGATCGGCGACGGCTTCCGCCTGCCCGACCTGCTGGTCTCCACCGGGGCCCGGCTGCGCGAGGTCGGCACGACCAACCGGACCGGCACCGCCGACTACGCCGCCGCGATCGGCCCCCGGACCGGCTTCGTCCTCAAGGTCCACCCCTCCAACTTCCGCATCACCGGGTTCACCCGCGCCGCCGGAACCGGCGAACTGGCCGAGCTGGGCGTCCCGGTGGTCGTCGACATCGGCTCCGGGCTGCTCGCCCCGCACCCCGCGCTGCCCGAGGAGCCCGACGCCGACACCCAGTTGCGTGCCGGAGCCGCCCTCGTCACCGCCAGCGGGGACAAACTGCTCGGCGGCCCCCAGTGCGGTCTGCTGCTGGGCCGGGACGACGTCGTGCGCGCGCTCGCCCGGCACCCGCTGGCCCGCGCCCTGCGCGTCGACAAGCTGACCCTGGCCGCGCTGGAGGCCACCCTCACCGGCCCGCCCACCCCGACCGCCACCGCCCTCACCACCGACCCGGCCCGGCTCAGGGCCCGTGCCGACCGGCTCGCCGCCGCGCTCGGCGCCGACGGCATCGACGCACGGGCCGTCGGCAGCACCGCCACGGTGGGCGGGGGAGGCGCGCCCGGCGTCACCCTGCCCAGCGCCGCGCTGTCCCTGCCCGAGCCCTACGCCCCCGCGCTGCGCACCGGTCCGCTCCCCGTGGCCGGACGCCTGGAGGCGGGCCGCTGCCTGCTGGACCTGCGGGCGGTGCCGGCCGAGGACGACGAACGGCTGGCCGAGGCCGTGCGGCAGGCGCGGCCCCCCGCGGAAAGGTGA
- a CDS encoding HAMP domain-containing protein: protein MGGKATGTTDTVPGDQELRRLLAGLTAVRDGDFGTRLPDDSSGLMGDIATVFNGMVDQLSVFTSEVTRVAREVGTEGTLGGQAEVPGVSGTWADLTDSVNAMAGNLTTQVRDIAQVATAVAKGDLSQKIDVPARGEVLQLKETVNTMVDQLSAFADEVTRVAREVGTEGRLGGQAQVPGVAGVWRDLTDSVNFMAGNLTAQVRNVAQVTTAVAQGDLSQKITVDARGEILELKSTINTMVDQLSAFADEVTRVAREVGTEGRLGGQADVKGVKGTWRDLTDSVNFMAGNLTAQVRNVAQVATAVAQGDLSQKITVDARGEILELKNTINTMVDQLSAFADEVTRVAREVGTAGNLGGQATVRGVSGTWKDLTDNVNVMASNLTHQVRSIAQVATAVAKGDLSQKITVEAKGEVAALADVINTMVDTLSAFADEVTRVAREVGTEGRLGGQAHVPNVAGTWKDLTDNVNSMANNLTGQVRNIALVTTAVAKGDLSKKIDVDARGEILELKTTINTMVDQLSAFADEVTRVAREVGTEGRLGGQAEVEGVSGTWKRLTENVNELAGNLTRQVRAIADVTSAVAEGDLTRSITVDASGEVADLKDNINSMVESLRETTRANQEQDWLKTNLARISGLMQGHRDLPVVAELIMDELVPQVSAQYGAFYLAEESASGPELRLVGSYGRPEADFRPTRIPFGRSLVGQAARSRRTIAVEQLPPGYVTISSGLGQVEPSTLLLLPIVFEDQVLGVIELASVTTFTEIQRDFLEQLVETIGVNVNTIVANARTDELLEESQRLTSELQSRSAELQARQEELQRSNAELEEKASLLAEQNRDIEAKNLQIEQARQELEARAQQLSLASKYKSEFLANMSHELRTPLNSLLILAQLLAQNPSRNLTPKQVEYAGIIHSAGSDLLQLINDILDLSKVEAGKMDVTPERVPLRQLIEYVEATFRPMTSQKSLEFTVSTAAGAPADLLTDDSRLRQILRNLLSNAVKFTEQGSVELRIEPASDSEVPEGVVRGGTIVAFRVKDTGIGIPEQQREAIFGAFQQADGTTSRKYGGTGLGLSITREIAHLLGGAVTVNSTPGKGSTFTLFLPVARTDFEELLAGGRPVPRAVEPSPAGEPPAPVPAAGARPGTARRQRPRRLLVVEERPRGLLTLVAESVVGDLAHHRADGSDDTSVDIITAVGAQEAAGALAAEPCHCVVVELGAPDGESARFLEALHGDSALASVPVLVHSSHRAEGVPEEPMTGSLEYLFSLDELRERIALHLSTEEPGEVLTLVRGDDPQLTAPHLVDEQTRGRTVLVVDDDARNLFALSGILELHGFRVLHAENGRKGIETLVHNPDVELVLMDVMMPEMDGYTATAEIRKIPRYADLPVIAVTAKAMQGDREKSLASGASDYVTKPVDTHDLIACVRRWLPA from the coding sequence ATGGGCGGCAAGGCGACCGGGACGACCGACACGGTCCCGGGCGATCAGGAACTGAGAAGACTCCTCGCGGGTCTGACCGCCGTGCGTGACGGAGACTTCGGCACACGGCTGCCCGACGACTCCAGCGGACTGATGGGCGACATCGCCACCGTCTTCAACGGCATGGTCGACCAGCTGTCCGTGTTCACCTCCGAGGTCACCCGCGTGGCCCGCGAGGTCGGCACGGAGGGCACCCTCGGCGGCCAGGCCGAGGTGCCGGGCGTCTCCGGCACCTGGGCCGACCTCACCGACTCCGTCAACGCCATGGCGGGCAACCTCACGACCCAGGTCCGCGACATCGCCCAGGTGGCCACCGCCGTGGCCAAGGGCGACCTGTCCCAGAAGATCGACGTACCCGCGCGTGGCGAGGTCCTCCAGCTGAAGGAGACCGTCAACACGATGGTGGACCAGCTGTCGGCCTTCGCCGACGAGGTCACCCGCGTGGCGCGCGAGGTGGGCACCGAGGGCCGCCTCGGCGGCCAGGCGCAGGTGCCCGGCGTCGCCGGTGTGTGGCGGGACCTGACGGACTCGGTCAACTTCATGGCCGGGAACCTGACCGCCCAGGTGCGCAACGTCGCCCAGGTGACGACGGCGGTGGCCCAGGGCGACCTGTCGCAGAAGATCACGGTGGACGCGCGAGGCGAGATCCTGGAGCTGAAGAGCACCATCAACACGATGGTGGACCAGCTGTCCGCGTTCGCCGACGAGGTCACCCGCGTGGCGCGCGAGGTGGGCACCGAGGGCCGCCTCGGCGGCCAGGCGGACGTCAAGGGCGTCAAGGGAACCTGGCGGGACCTGACGGACTCGGTCAACTTCATGGCCGGGAACCTCACCGCCCAGGTGCGCAACGTCGCCCAGGTGGCCACGGCGGTGGCCCAGGGCGACCTGTCGCAGAAGATCACGGTGGACGCGCGAGGCGAGATCCTGGAGCTGAAGAACACCATCAACACGATGGTGGACCAGCTGTCCGCGTTCGCCGACGAGGTCACCCGCGTGGCCCGCGAGGTCGGCACCGCCGGCAACCTCGGCGGCCAGGCGACCGTGCGCGGCGTCTCGGGCACCTGGAAGGACCTTACGGACAACGTCAACGTGATGGCCTCCAACCTCACGCACCAGGTCCGCTCCATCGCCCAGGTCGCCACCGCCGTGGCCAAGGGCGACCTCTCGCAGAAGATCACCGTCGAGGCCAAGGGCGAGGTCGCCGCGCTCGCCGACGTGATCAACACCATGGTCGACACGCTCTCCGCGTTCGCCGACGAGGTCACCCGCGTGGCGCGCGAGGTGGGCACCGAGGGCCGCCTGGGCGGCCAGGCGCACGTGCCCAACGTGGCCGGCACCTGGAAGGACCTCACCGACAACGTCAACTCCATGGCCAACAACCTCACCGGCCAGGTGCGCAACATCGCGCTGGTGACCACCGCCGTGGCCAAGGGCGACCTGTCGAAGAAGATCGACGTCGACGCCCGGGGCGAGATCCTCGAACTGAAGACGACCATCAACACGATGGTGGACCAGCTGTCCGCGTTCGCCGACGAGGTCACCCGCGTGGCGCGCGAGGTGGGCACCGAGGGCCGCCTGGGCGGCCAGGCCGAGGTCGAGGGCGTCTCCGGCACCTGGAAGCGCCTGACGGAGAACGTCAACGAGCTCGCCGGCAACCTCACCCGGCAGGTCCGTGCCATCGCCGACGTGACCAGCGCCGTCGCCGAGGGCGACCTGACCCGCTCCATCACCGTCGACGCCTCCGGCGAGGTCGCCGACCTCAAGGACAACATCAACTCCATGGTGGAGTCCCTGCGCGAGACCACCCGGGCCAACCAGGAACAGGACTGGCTCAAGACCAACCTGGCCCGGATCTCCGGCCTCATGCAGGGCCACCGCGACCTGCCCGTCGTCGCCGAACTGATCATGGACGAGCTGGTGCCGCAGGTCTCCGCGCAGTACGGAGCCTTCTACCTCGCCGAGGAGAGCGCGTCCGGGCCCGAGCTGCGGCTCGTCGGCTCCTACGGAAGACCGGAGGCGGACTTCCGGCCCACGCGGATCCCGTTCGGCCGCTCCCTGGTCGGGCAGGCCGCGCGCAGCCGCCGCACGATCGCCGTCGAGCAGCTGCCGCCGGGCTACGTCACCATCTCCTCCGGGCTCGGGCAGGTCGAGCCCAGCACCCTGCTGCTGCTGCCCATCGTCTTCGAGGACCAGGTCCTCGGCGTCATCGAACTGGCCTCCGTCACCACCTTCACCGAGATCCAGCGGGACTTCCTGGAACAGCTGGTGGAGACGATCGGGGTCAACGTCAACACGATCGTCGCCAACGCCCGCACCGACGAACTGCTGGAGGAGTCCCAGCGCCTGACCAGCGAACTGCAGTCCCGCTCCGCCGAGCTGCAGGCGCGGCAGGAGGAACTGCAGCGGTCCAACGCGGAACTGGAGGAGAAGGCCTCGCTGCTGGCCGAGCAGAACCGGGACATCGAGGCGAAGAACCTGCAGATCGAGCAGGCCCGGCAGGAACTGGAGGCGCGCGCCCAGCAGCTGTCGCTCGCCTCGAAGTACAAGTCCGAGTTCCTCGCGAACATGAGCCACGAGCTGCGCACCCCGCTCAACAGCCTGCTCATCCTCGCCCAGCTGCTGGCCCAGAACCCCTCCCGCAACCTCACGCCGAAGCAGGTGGAGTACGCGGGCATCATCCACTCCGCCGGCTCGGACCTGCTCCAGCTCATCAACGACATCCTCGACCTGTCCAAGGTCGAGGCCGGCAAGATGGACGTCACGCCCGAACGGGTCCCGCTGCGGCAGCTCATCGAGTACGTCGAGGCCACCTTCCGGCCGATGACCTCGCAGAAGAGCCTGGAGTTCACCGTCAGCACGGCGGCCGGCGCCCCCGCAGACCTGTTGACCGACGACTCCCGGCTGCGGCAGATCCTGCGCAACCTGCTGTCCAACGCCGTCAAGTTCACCGAACAGGGCAGCGTCGAACTGCGCATCGAGCCCGCCTCCGACAGCGAGGTGCCCGAGGGCGTGGTGCGCGGCGGCACCATCGTGGCCTTCCGCGTGAAGGACACCGGCATCGGCATCCCGGAACAGCAGCGGGAGGCGATCTTCGGCGCCTTCCAGCAGGCGGACGGCACCACGAGCCGCAAGTACGGCGGCACCGGTCTCGGCCTGTCCATCACCCGGGAGATCGCCCACCTGCTCGGCGGCGCCGTCACCGTGAACAGCACGCCCGGCAAGGGCAGCACGTTCACCCTCTTCCTGCCCGTCGCCCGGACCGACTTCGAAGAGCTCCTGGCGGGCGGCAGGCCCGTGCCCAGGGCGGTCGAGCCGTCCCCGGCCGGCGAGCCGCCCGCGCCGGTGCCCGCGGCGGGGGCCCGGCCGGGCACCGCGAGGAGGCAGCGCCCGCGCCGCCTGCTCGTCGTGGAGGAGCGCCCCCGCGGACTGCTCACGCTCGTCGCCGAGAGCGTGGTCGGCGACCTCGCGCACCACCGGGCCGACGGGTCGGACGACACCTCCGTGGACATCATCACCGCGGTCGGCGCCCAGGAGGCGGCCGGCGCCCTCGCCGCGGAGCCCTGCCACTGCGTCGTCGTGGAACTCGGCGCGCCGGACGGGGAGTCCGCGCGCTTCCTGGAGGCCCTGCACGGCGACTCGGCGCTGGCGAGCGTCCCGGTGCTGGTGCACAGCTCGCACCGCGCCGAGGGCGTTCCCGAGGAGCCGATGACCGGCTCCCTGGAGTACCTGTTCAGCCTGGACGAGCTGCGCGAGCGGATCGCCCTGCACCTGTCGACCGAGGAGCCCGGCGAGGTGCTCACCCTGGTCCGCGGCGACGACCCCCAGTTGACGGCGCCGCACCTGGTCGACGAGCAGACCCGGGGCCGTACCGTCCTGGTCGTGGACGACGACGCCCGCAACCTCTTCGCGCTGAGCGGCATCCTGGAACTGCACGGCTTCCGGGTCCTGCACGCGGAGAACGGCCGCAAGGGCATCGAGACGCTGGTGCACAACCCGGACGTGGAACTCGTCCTGATGGACGTGATGATGCCCGAGATGGACGGCTACACGGCCACGGCCGAGATCCGCAAGATCCCGCGGTACGCGGACCTCCCGGTGATCGCCGTGACCGCCAAGGCCATGCAGGGCGACCGGGAGAAGAGCCTCGCCTCCGGAGCCAGCGACTACGTCACGAAGCCCGTGGACACGCACGACCTCATCGCGTGCGTCCGGCGCTGGCTCCCCGCATGA
- the selD gene encoding selenide, water dikinase SelD, with amino-acid sequence MKPTRQAPVRLTQFAHGGGCACKIPPGELEEVVSGLGAPLTGGETSLLVGLDTGDDAAVVTLPGRRDTAVVCTADFFTPVVDDPYDWGRIAAANALSDVYAMGGRPVLAVNLLAWPRDRLPFDLAREVLRGGLDIAAEAGCHVGGGHSVDDPEPKYGMAVTGLADPSRLLRNDTGRPGLPLSLTKPLGLGVLNNRHKATGERFEQAVATMAALNRDASAAALAAGADCATDVTGFGLLGHLHKLARASGVTAVLDTAAVPYLDGAREAVRDGYVSGGTRRNLEWVAPRTDFGTTDEDTRLLLADAQTSGGLLVAGEVPGAPVVGELVPRGAHSIVLG; translated from the coding sequence ATGAAACCGACCCGCCAAGCACCCGTACGCCTCACGCAGTTCGCCCACGGCGGCGGCTGCGCCTGCAAGATCCCGCCCGGTGAGCTGGAGGAGGTGGTCAGCGGTCTGGGCGCCCCGCTGACCGGGGGCGAGACGTCGCTCCTGGTCGGACTGGACACCGGCGACGACGCGGCCGTCGTCACGCTCCCCGGCCGCCGGGACACCGCCGTGGTGTGCACCGCCGACTTCTTCACGCCCGTCGTGGACGACCCCTACGACTGGGGCCGCATCGCCGCCGCCAACGCCCTGTCCGACGTGTACGCGATGGGCGGCCGGCCCGTCCTCGCCGTCAACCTGCTCGCCTGGCCCCGCGACCGGCTGCCCTTCGACCTGGCCCGCGAGGTGCTGCGCGGCGGCCTGGACATCGCCGCCGAGGCGGGCTGCCACGTCGGCGGGGGGCACAGCGTCGACGACCCCGAACCCAAGTACGGCATGGCGGTCACCGGCCTGGCCGACCCCTCCCGGCTGCTGCGCAACGACACCGGCCGGCCGGGCCTGCCCCTGTCGCTGACCAAACCGCTCGGACTGGGCGTGCTGAACAACCGCCACAAGGCCACGGGGGAGCGCTTCGAGCAGGCGGTCGCCACGATGGCGGCCCTCAACCGGGACGCCTCCGCCGCCGCCCTGGCCGCCGGCGCCGACTGCGCCACCGACGTCACCGGCTTCGGACTGCTCGGCCACCTGCACAAGCTGGCCCGGGCCTCCGGGGTGACCGCGGTGCTCGACACCGCCGCCGTGCCCTACCTGGACGGCGCCCGGGAGGCCGTCCGGGACGGGTACGTCAGCGGCGGCACCCGGCGCAACCTGGAGTGGGTCGCCCCCCGCACCGACTTCGGCACCACGGACGAGGACACGCGGCTGCTCCTCGCCGACGCCCAGACGTCCGGCGGCCTCCTCGTGGCGGGGGAGGTGCCCGGGGCGCCCGTGGTGGGCGAGCTGGTGCCGCGCGGTGCCCACTCGATCGTGCTCGGGTAA
- a CDS encoding SpoIIE family protein phosphatase, with protein sequence MPATSPVGRLAATVERLRQEVRAAQAEAEGRALIELAKGILVERLGCGPAQAARQLAELTERARTTTLELAVDVINQAARDRVSEVTDAFLATTAEPDRTAEESAAVRLRAAESGALAADDTQAVADSLLQHALRPLGAVAVAIWAAGSDGSLTLAGSAGFPPAEAARWRYVPPDVATVARRGLTEPEGQWLPSLAESGLPTIGRHDFPDGARAAVPAGAGGRIHGVLEIAWPGPEGARPPQVVRQMEALAELCAHTLEAYALPSGAAQEPRMLPDVVELMDLADGLHDPALVLVPHLDDSGQLVDFRIQHVNSHFLDPAGRSRAVVNGALLLEAYPMAAGASELFQRVERVYATGEPFRAHRMRLTALVDQVPLSAVADISVSRHGSSVLLIWRIEDEAARLASLLQHAQRLGRIGGFEENLLTGEITWNGQLFSLYGRPPTSLPVPLEDLPAHAHPDDAVTIRRFLRTLLHHRRPASAAFRLLRPDQVTRHIRVVAEPVLDTGGQLFVVRGAYQDISAQHWTEVALAATRDQLAHTEQQADERNRLALQLQHAIMPPAQAPLKMPDLQVAVRYRPAETEQLVGGDWYDAVVLPSGMVLLCVGDVAGHGIEAATSMVVLRNALRGLAVTGAGPGQLLSWLNIVAHHLTGAVTATAVCGLYDAERRTLRWARAGHLPPVLVRDAEATALPTLRGLLLGALPEAVYEETELQLAEGDTLLMYTDGLIERRDRSVEESLSHLLDTARSAPRTLDQQLDRLLTYSRSDTDDDTCIVGIRVL encoded by the coding sequence GTGCCCGCCACCTCGCCGGTCGGCCGGCTCGCCGCCACCGTGGAGCGGCTGCGCCAGGAGGTGCGGGCCGCGCAGGCGGAGGCCGAGGGCCGGGCACTGATCGAACTGGCGAAGGGCATCCTCGTGGAGCGGCTCGGCTGCGGCCCCGCCCAGGCCGCACGCCAGCTCGCCGAGCTGACCGAACGGGCCCGGACGACGACGCTGGAACTGGCGGTGGACGTCATCAACCAGGCCGCCCGGGACCGCGTCTCCGAGGTCACCGACGCCTTCCTGGCCACCACCGCGGAGCCGGACCGGACGGCCGAGGAGTCCGCCGCCGTGCGGCTGCGCGCCGCCGAGAGCGGGGCGCTGGCCGCGGACGACACCCAGGCGGTGGCCGACTCGCTGCTCCAGCACGCCCTGCGCCCGCTCGGCGCGGTGGCCGTCGCGATCTGGGCCGCGGGCTCCGACGGTTCACTGACCCTCGCCGGCAGCGCCGGCTTCCCGCCCGCCGAGGCGGCCCGCTGGCGCTACGTCCCGCCGGACGTGGCGACCGTCGCCCGGCGCGGCCTGACCGAACCCGAGGGGCAGTGGCTGCCCTCGCTCGCCGAGTCCGGGCTGCCCACCATCGGCCGGCACGACTTCCCGGACGGTGCGCGCGCGGCCGTGCCCGCCGGTGCGGGCGGCCGGATCCACGGCGTGCTGGAGATCGCCTGGCCCGGGCCGGAGGGAGCGCGGCCGCCCCAGGTGGTCCGCCAGATGGAAGCGCTCGCCGAGCTGTGCGCGCACACCCTGGAGGCCTACGCGCTCCCGTCCGGTGCCGCGCAGGAGCCCCGGATGCTGCCCGACGTGGTGGAGCTGATGGACCTCGCGGACGGACTGCACGACCCGGCGCTGGTGCTCGTCCCGCACCTGGACGACTCGGGGCAGCTGGTCGACTTCCGCATCCAGCACGTCAACAGCCACTTCCTCGACCCGGCGGGCCGGTCCCGGGCCGTCGTCAACGGCGCCCTGCTGCTGGAGGCCTACCCGATGGCCGCCGGGGCCAGCGAGCTGTTCCAGCGGGTCGAGCGGGTCTACGCCACCGGCGAGCCGTTCAGGGCCCACCGCATGCGGCTCACCGCGCTCGTCGACCAGGTGCCGCTGTCGGCCGTCGCCGACATCAGCGTCAGCCGGCACGGCTCCAGCGTGCTGCTGATCTGGCGCATCGAGGACGAGGCGGCCCGTCTGGCCAGCCTGCTCCAGCACGCCCAGCGGCTCGGCCGCATCGGCGGCTTCGAGGAGAACCTGCTCACCGGCGAGATCACCTGGAACGGCCAGCTGTTCAGCCTGTACGGCCGTCCGCCCACCAGCCTGCCGGTGCCGCTGGAGGACCTGCCCGCGCACGCCCACCCCGACGACGCCGTCACCATCCGCCGCTTCCTGCGCACCCTGCTGCACCACCGCCGGCCGGCCTCCGCCGCGTTCCGGCTGCTGCGGCCCGACCAGGTGACCCGGCACATCCGCGTGGTGGCCGAACCGGTCCTGGACACCGGCGGCCAGCTGTTCGTCGTCCGCGGCGCCTACCAGGACATCTCGGCCCAGCACTGGACCGAGGTCGCCCTCGCCGCCACCCGCGACCAGCTCGCCCACACCGAGCAGCAGGCCGACGAGCGCAACCGGCTGGCGCTCCAGCTCCAGCACGCCATCATGCCGCCGGCGCAGGCGCCGCTGAAGATGCCCGACCTCCAGGTCGCGGTGCGCTACCGGCCCGCCGAGACCGAGCAGCTGGTCGGCGGCGACTGGTACGACGCCGTCGTCCTGCCCTCCGGCATGGTGCTGCTGTGCGTCGGGGACGTCGCCGGACACGGCATCGAGGCGGCGACCAGCATGGTCGTGCTGCGCAACGCGCTGCGCGGACTGGCCGTCACCGGTGCCGGCCCGGGCCAGCTGCTGTCCTGGCTGAACATCGTCGCCCACCACCTGACCGGCGCGGTCACCGCGACCGCCGTGTGCGGTCTGTACGACGCCGAGCGGCGCACCCTGCGCTGGGCCCGCGCCGGCCACCTCCCGCCGGTCCTGGTGCGGGACGCCGAGGCGACCGCGCTACCCACCCTCAGGGGCCTGCTGCTGGGCGCGCTGCCGGAAGCCGTGTACGAGGAGACGGAGCTGCAGCTCGCCGAGGGCGACACCCTGCTGATGTACACCGACGGCCTGATCGAGCGCCGGGACCGCTCCGTCGAGGAGTCCCTGTCGCACCTGCTGGACACGGCGCGCTCGGCGCCCCGCACCCTGGACCAGCAGCTGGACCGGCTCCTCACCTACAGCAGGTCGGACACCGACGACGACACCTGCATCGTCGGCATCAGGGTCCTCTGA
- a CDS encoding MASE1 domain-containing protein: MTAVVGTRDLRRPAGHAVRVLAVAACYYGAGRLGLLRRLVVEGAVVTPVWPPTGVAVAALLVLGLRCWPGITLGAFFSVLSLSAPAPGLVVVLFGQTAAPVCAVLLLRRARFRTDLSRLRDGLALVFLGALTSMLIGATFGVGLPLLMDELPPHAFWAAWLAWWVGDAMGVLIVTPLLLLLHRARWPPRPVRWKEATALTVVACCLVPLATYSPASVLFLVYPLLIWAALRFELAGSALCALLMSVLATVAATDGAGSFAGLSRVQVLVKLQAFNGATALTALLLSAVITEQRNTRRSVERACQELVEVLEHLTAGEAPPPRPAPDTDARPGPGGTP; the protein is encoded by the coding sequence ATGACTGCTGTGGTGGGTACACGGGATCTGCGCCGGCCGGCCGGTCACGCCGTCCGGGTCCTGGCCGTCGCGGCCTGCTACTACGGGGCCGGCCGGCTGGGACTGCTGCGCCGGCTCGTGGTCGAGGGCGCCGTGGTCACCCCCGTCTGGCCGCCCACCGGCGTCGCCGTCGCCGCCCTGCTGGTCCTCGGACTGCGCTGCTGGCCCGGCATCACCCTCGGGGCCTTCTTCTCGGTCCTGTCCCTGTCCGCCCCCGCCCCCGGCCTGGTCGTCGTCCTCTTCGGGCAGACGGCCGCCCCCGTGTGCGCGGTGCTGCTGCTGCGCCGGGCCCGCTTCCGCACCGACCTGAGCCGGTTGCGCGACGGCCTCGCCCTGGTGTTCCTCGGCGCCCTGACCTCCATGCTCATCGGCGCCACCTTCGGGGTGGGCCTGCCGCTGCTCATGGACGAGCTGCCCCCGCACGCCTTCTGGGCCGCCTGGCTGGCCTGGTGGGTGGGCGACGCCATGGGCGTCCTGATCGTCACCCCGCTCCTGCTCCTGCTGCACCGGGCGCGGTGGCCCCCGCGCCCGGTGCGCTGGAAGGAGGCGACCGCGCTGACCGTCGTCGCCTGCTGCCTCGTGCCCCTGGCCACCTACAGCCCGGCCAGCGTGCTCTTCCTGGTCTACCCGCTGCTCATCTGGGCCGCGTTGCGCTTCGAGCTGGCGGGCAGCGCCCTGTGCGCGCTGCTGATGTCCGTGCTGGCCACCGTCGCCGCGACGGACGGGGCGGGCTCCTTCGCGGGCCTGAGCCGGGTCCAGGTCCTGGTCAAGCTCCAGGCGTTCAACGGCGCGACGGCCCTGACCGCGCTGCTGCTGTCCGCCGTGATCACCGAGCAGCGCAACACCCGGCGCTCCGTCGAACGCGCCTGCCAGGAACTGGTGGAGGTACTGGAGCACCTCACCGCGGGAGAGGCCCCGCCGCCCCGCCCGGCCCCGGACACCGACGCCCGGCCGGGGCCGGGCGGCACCCCGTGA
- a CDS encoding ATP-binding protein yields the protein MDTHLRTHATTRTRPAPLHYSRTWDTAASCIADSREAVGALLARARPAPGRRALQDAQLVVSELVTNAVKHAPGPLGLRLEVSPDAVALRITVTDTSTQAPRQRPPDPRRVGGHGLHLVNLLCDGLEVTPLPHGKRVTATVALG from the coding sequence ATGGACACCCACCTCAGGACACACGCGACGACGCGTACCCGCCCGGCGCCCCTGCACTACAGCCGCACCTGGGACACCGCGGCGAGCTGCATCGCCGACTCCAGGGAGGCGGTCGGCGCCCTCCTGGCCCGGGCCCGGCCCGCTCCGGGCCGGCGGGCGCTGCAGGACGCCCAGCTCGTGGTCAGCGAACTCGTCACCAACGCCGTCAAACACGCTCCCGGTCCGCTCGGACTGCGCCTGGAGGTGTCCCCCGACGCCGTCGCACTGCGGATCACCGTCACGGACACCTCCACGCAGGCGCCCCGGCAGCGTCCGCCCGATCCCCGGCGGGTCGGGGGGCACGGACTGCACCTGGTGAACCTGCTCTGCGACGGCTTGGAGGTCACGCCGCTGCCCCACGGCAAGCGGGTGACGGCCACCGTCGCCCTCGGCTGA